Proteins encoded by one window of Babylonia areolata isolate BAREFJ2019XMU chromosome 8, ASM4173473v1, whole genome shotgun sequence:
- the LOC143284912 gene encoding uncharacterized protein LOC143284912 codes for MMLHVLVFSVFCACSLGHTRAMMYSGHAAMGGACGAQGHGTCWGTSYSAMGKAFCCDGVPYPCPEPKGWACCGKLLVDRQTTLCCNGDPYPKAPNMTCCDKHPMNANTEICCDGDTRLNHGNANLYCCNKTPYDPSRQACCHKTPYDPIHQACCNQDVLPKAAAQHNLACAPGNTAPDRQNPPCQCSSQTTPMPSPSAASSASGSGSASSGTSG; via the exons ATGATGCTTCACGTCCTCGTCTTCAGCGTCTTCTGTGCCTGCAGCCTTGGACACACACGTGCCATGATGTACTCAG GACACGCAGCCATGGGCGGCGCGTGCGGGGCGCAGGGCCACGGGACGTGCTGGGGCACTTCCTACAGCGCCATGGGCAAGGCGTTCTGCTGTGACGGGGTTCCCTACCCCTGCCCCGAGCCCAAGGGGTGGGCGTGCTGCGGGAAGCTGCTGGTGGACCGGCAGACCACCCTGTGCTGCAACGGAGACCCTTACCCCAAAG cgcCTAACATGACCTGCTGCGACAAGCACCCGATGAACGCCAACACGGAGATCTGCTGTGACGGGGACACGCGACTGAATCACGGCAACGCTAACCTGTACTGCTGCAACAAAACGCCCTACGACCCGTCCCGCCAAGCGTGCTGCCACAAGACGCCCTACGATCCGATCCACCAGGCGTGCTGCAACCAGGACGTGCTGCCCAAGGCTGCCGCCCAGCACAATCTGGCCTGTGCCCCTGGCAACACCGCGCCCGATCGGCAGAATCCTCCCTGTCAGTGTTCTTCTCAAACCACCCCAATGCCTTCTCCCTCTGCCGCCTCTTCCGCTTCCGGTTCCGGTTCCGCTTCTTCCGGAACATCGGGCTGA